In Micromonospora sp. LH3U1, one genomic interval encodes:
- a CDS encoding helix-turn-helix transcriptional regulator, with the protein MALKRHRLCHRRKALGLSQEGLAEILGVERSTIVRWEGAETDPQPWHRSRIADALRVTLEQLDEMLVDVSVATRRGRIMGEDTRDPVGGAVPSDLLAGLRTFLTSYLPDRPVGPIRPLVDVRRSVGRVHSLYQRASYSSAARLLPDVLAQATDLATHAPQAQRVRAFQLLAAAYLAASKLAAKVGDGESALMTADRASTAAGLAGDRALLAVAAYQAACGLLRLPGRADQTAEVLEGSIGQLSSEGPLTDPELISAQGALLLLAAVVAAGGGEQKTAGRLLSQADGLATALGSDRNCLWTAFGPTNVAIHTVSAAVRAGNPDQATAVALRLDTSRLPTVLVGRRAQVHVDLAAASMMGSADRSAAVLHLLEAERTAAEVVKANLQARELIRDLLSKERRAATPGLRPLAERAGLLV; encoded by the coding sequence GTGGCCTTGAAGCGGCACCGGCTCTGCCATCGACGGAAGGCACTCGGGCTCAGCCAAGAAGGGTTGGCTGAGATCCTCGGCGTTGAGCGGTCCACCATCGTCCGTTGGGAGGGCGCCGAGACCGATCCTCAGCCGTGGCATCGGAGCCGGATCGCGGACGCATTGCGAGTTACGCTCGAACAGCTCGACGAGATGCTCGTGGATGTGTCGGTGGCAACGCGCAGGGGGCGGATCATGGGAGAGGACACCCGCGATCCCGTAGGCGGAGCGGTTCCCTCAGATCTCTTGGCCGGGCTACGTACGTTTTTGACCAGCTACCTGCCTGACCGACCCGTTGGGCCGATCCGGCCACTCGTTGACGTACGGCGCAGTGTCGGCAGGGTCCACAGTCTGTACCAGCGAGCAAGCTACAGTTCTGCAGCCCGACTGCTGCCCGACGTCCTTGCGCAGGCCACAGATCTGGCAACGCACGCGCCCCAGGCGCAACGAGTACGCGCGTTTCAGCTGCTTGCCGCTGCCTACCTCGCAGCGTCGAAGCTTGCCGCCAAGGTCGGCGATGGTGAGAGCGCCTTGATGACGGCCGACCGGGCGTCGACCGCCGCAGGGCTCGCTGGCGATCGCGCACTGCTGGCAGTCGCCGCCTATCAGGCAGCATGCGGACTTCTTCGATTGCCGGGACGGGCGGACCAGACAGCCGAGGTCCTAGAAGGCAGCATTGGGCAGCTGTCCTCCGAGGGACCGCTGACTGATCCTGAACTCATCTCTGCCCAGGGAGCGCTGCTTCTCCTGGCCGCTGTGGTGGCGGCGGGTGGCGGCGAGCAGAAGACAGCCGGCCGCCTTCTGAGTCAGGCCGACGGGCTGGCTACAGCGTTGGGGTCGGACCGCAACTGCCTTTGGACCGCTTTCGGCCCCACCAATGTCGCCATCCACACGGTCTCTGCTGCGGTTCGGGCCGGCAACCCGGACCAAGCTACCGCCGTTGCACTGCGGCTCGACACTTCACGTCTGCCAACTGTGCTCGTTGGTCGGCGGGCTCAGGTGCACGTCGATTTGGCGGCGGCTTCGATGATGGGCTCGGCGGATCGGTCTGCCGCGGTGCTGCACCTGCTCGAAGCCGAAAGGACTGCCGCCGAGGTGGTGAAGGCCAACCTCCAGGCTCGCGAACTCATACGCGACCTGCTCTCCAAGGAGCGTCGTGCTGCAACACCCGGGTTGCGGCCGTTGGCCGAGCGGGCTGGCCTGTTGGTATGA
- a CDS encoding DNA sulfur modification protein DndB — translation MSITASPDTNTEADEMADYSSDEFQPTEHADIVEAFSNAVREAGAVGGRIFPCVVFKQGRRTMVSTSFPLLFIRRHVVSESAEKGGSPRERTNRPLIPEHAKSIHQYLLANPADYILPPVTLNTDSMPSLHVQKASGAPTRLGYIVVHDGTRFHVTDGQHRLAALAGYSQGRTHVPGALSDNAKLAEDGLAVLIVIESDRARIQQDFADAAQTKQIPASLLAVYNTREPVNQVLARITEESKLLHGRIDEVGKTLPKASQKLFLLNQIRGMVKSLLFGDYALAEDTLSRMAATRLATQEQRDEFVTETLIMLGVLTELMQPWSEIAQLPTSGSGADKIVALREKFVNLTATGINVIGTVVYEINRQTTDPEQRAAYYRKLATEIKWQRSADIWANNVVVPDGKHGKIATNRGPVSAAVRNVKRAIGLIVEAEAASTAGAPSEATVPDQYRLNDTGAQLAGPSQN, via the coding sequence ATGTCGATCACCGCATCCCCGGACACCAACACGGAGGCCGACGAAATGGCCGACTACTCCAGCGACGAGTTCCAGCCCACTGAGCACGCTGACATCGTTGAGGCATTCTCCAACGCGGTGCGCGAGGCCGGCGCCGTAGGCGGCCGAATCTTCCCGTGCGTCGTGTTTAAGCAGGGTAGGCGCACGATGGTCTCGACCAGCTTTCCACTGCTGTTCATCCGTCGGCACGTCGTCAGCGAGAGTGCGGAGAAGGGCGGCAGCCCGCGCGAGCGCACCAACCGGCCGCTGATCCCGGAGCACGCGAAGAGCATCCACCAGTATCTGTTGGCGAATCCGGCCGACTACATTCTTCCGCCGGTCACGCTGAATACGGACAGCATGCCGAGCCTCCACGTGCAGAAAGCTTCCGGTGCGCCGACCCGACTCGGCTATATCGTCGTGCACGACGGCACGCGGTTCCATGTCACCGATGGCCAGCACAGGCTTGCGGCGTTGGCCGGCTACTCGCAGGGCAGGACCCATGTGCCGGGTGCGTTGTCCGACAACGCGAAGTTGGCCGAGGACGGCTTGGCAGTGCTCATCGTCATCGAGAGCGACCGCGCCCGCATTCAACAGGACTTCGCCGATGCGGCGCAGACGAAGCAGATCCCGGCCAGTCTCCTCGCCGTGTACAACACCCGTGAGCCGGTCAACCAGGTTCTCGCGCGTATCACCGAAGAGTCGAAACTGCTGCATGGGCGCATTGACGAGGTGGGCAAGACTCTGCCGAAGGCCAGCCAAAAGCTGTTCTTGCTCAACCAGATCCGTGGCATGGTCAAGAGCCTGCTGTTCGGTGACTATGCGCTCGCCGAGGACACGCTCAGTCGTATGGCCGCCACCCGGCTGGCGACACAGGAGCAGCGCGACGAGTTCGTCACCGAGACGCTGATCATGCTCGGTGTGCTTACCGAGCTGATGCAGCCGTGGTCCGAGATCGCACAGCTGCCGACCTCCGGCAGCGGCGCCGACAAGATCGTCGCTCTACGCGAGAAGTTTGTGAACCTGACCGCGACCGGCATCAATGTCATCGGTACGGTGGTGTACGAGATCAACCGGCAGACCACCGATCCCGAGCAGCGTGCGGCCTACTATCGCAAGCTGGCGACCGAGATTAAGTGGCAGCGCAGCGCAGACATCTGGGCCAACAACGTCGTCGTTCCAGACGGCAAGCACGGCAAGATCGCCACCAACCGCGGCCCGGTGTCGGCTGCTGTCCGGAACGTCAAGCGGGCTATCGGCTTGATTGTGGAGGCCGAAGCGGCCTCCACCGCTGGTGCTCCGTCAGAGGCCACCGTGCCGGACCAGTACCGGCTCAATGACACCGGCGCTCAGCTGGCTGGCCCTTCGCAGAACTGA
- a CDS encoding Eco29kI family restriction endonuclease: MTPYLPPYFDPLSTEDLTKIICSRFEQEPAQSLASELPRFVGSGLYAIYYVSGTDELYAPLMDYKIPVYVGQSRSHNSATGKPAKFKDPLWRRVSQHRQSIDGAENLALADFGIRLLRLPDVHCGLGENGIRVGYRPVWNEILTGFGSNEQGRTTRRSARSMWDTVHPGRARTFGVEKHKSEDLRTKVVKRITEQVSSNIGPN, encoded by the coding sequence GTGACGCCCTACCTACCCCCTTACTTTGACCCCTTATCAACAGAAGACTTAACTAAGATTATCTGCTCACGTTTTGAACAAGAGCCGGCGCAAAGCTTGGCGTCTGAGCTGCCACGTTTCGTCGGATCCGGGTTATATGCGATCTATTACGTTAGCGGCACGGACGAGCTATACGCGCCTCTCATGGACTACAAGATTCCCGTATACGTGGGGCAATCACGTTCACACAACAGCGCTACCGGGAAGCCCGCGAAGTTCAAGGACCCGCTATGGCGACGGGTCAGCCAACATCGCCAGTCAATAGACGGAGCCGAGAACCTTGCGTTGGCGGACTTCGGCATCAGGCTATTGCGCCTACCGGACGTACACTGCGGTTTAGGTGAGAATGGAATTCGGGTTGGTTACCGACCGGTTTGGAACGAAATTCTTACCGGCTTCGGGAGCAACGAACAGGGTAGAACTACGAGACGAAGCGCTCGAAGCATGTGGGATACGGTCCATCCCGGGCGGGCTCGCACGTTCGGCGTGGAGAAGCACAAGTCCGAGGATCTCCGAACAAAGGTTGTAAAGCGAATCACGGAACAGGTCAGCTCCAATATCGGGCCCAATTAA
- a CDS encoding HNH endonuclease codes for MTDFIYPVNERDPAKWGDEVLLLDYFRSLRAGATDNWYLGNSEKAIGAGDRIWVYAVRPLSRIVAVGVTEDYPQWSQDIERWCVQISWDIPVTKLIVRGTPPRLQARPPRAPQRIDPSDIDRLLDWLGEVGAPAPKGLPAEQLLRFAQVRVRQGQQDFRAKLIEAYDGRCAVTGCDAEDALQAAHIEPYSGRNNDVTNGMLLRADVHNIFDKGLIWIDGNYRIRTSSALISRHYKDLDGKELQRPINRADWPDKEKLRAHRDGARR; via the coding sequence GTGACCGACTTCATTTATCCGGTCAACGAAAGAGACCCTGCCAAATGGGGTGATGAGGTGCTCCTCCTAGACTACTTCCGCAGTCTTCGAGCTGGCGCAACTGACAACTGGTATCTCGGCAACAGCGAAAAGGCGATCGGGGCAGGGGACCGGATCTGGGTTTACGCCGTCAGGCCTTTGTCGCGCATCGTCGCCGTGGGTGTGACAGAGGACTACCCGCAGTGGAGCCAGGATATCGAGCGATGGTGTGTGCAGATCAGCTGGGACATTCCGGTAACCAAGCTGATCGTCCGGGGCACGCCACCCAGACTTCAGGCGCGGCCTCCACGCGCTCCCCAACGAATCGATCCCAGCGACATCGACCGGTTATTGGACTGGCTTGGTGAGGTCGGCGCACCCGCGCCGAAGGGCCTGCCGGCCGAGCAGTTGCTGCGGTTCGCTCAGGTACGCGTCCGGCAGGGACAGCAAGACTTCCGCGCTAAGCTGATCGAGGCCTACGACGGCAGATGCGCCGTGACGGGCTGCGATGCGGAGGACGCGTTGCAAGCCGCACACATCGAGCCGTACAGCGGCAGGAACAACGATGTGACCAATGGCATGCTACTTCGCGCAGACGTGCACAACATCTTCGATAAAGGCCTGATTTGGATCGACGGAAACTACCGAATTCGCACCTCGTCAGCGCTGATTTCACGGCACTACAAGGACCTCGATGGAAAGGAACTCCAGCGACCAATTAACCGCGCGGACTGGCCGGACAAAGAGAAGCTACGCGCCCATCGAGATGGCGCCCGTCGCTGA
- a CDS encoding DUF4259 domain-containing protein, whose translation MATWQLGPFDNDDAVEWCGRLEDTAPDQRESFVRRTLEAAVLAGHALAPEDAAQAIAAAATVLQSIAGTRAPDSAYAPHFLLGRKDIRATPPLRSLATRALDAALAQGSRWRLRWAEDVEEEEAFVVIEELRNSLASARP comes from the coding sequence ATGGCGACCTGGCAGCTCGGTCCTTTCGACAACGACGACGCGGTCGAGTGGTGCGGCAGACTGGAAGACACTGCGCCCGATCAACGGGAGTCCTTTGTCCGTCGCACTCTCGAGGCAGCTGTTCTGGCGGGGCATGCCCTAGCTCCCGAGGACGCTGCTCAAGCCATCGCGGCAGCCGCAACGGTTCTCCAGTCAATCGCTGGCACCCGGGCACCGGACTCCGCATACGCCCCCCACTTTCTCCTCGGCCGCAAAGACATTCGGGCGACCCCACCGCTACGTAGCCTGGCAACGCGAGCACTGGACGCAGCGCTCGCTCAAGGCTCAAGGTGGCGCCTGCGGTGGGCCGAGGACGTAGAAGAGGAGGAGGCGTTCGTCGTCATCGAGGAGCTTCGTAACAGCCTCGCCTCGGCGAGGCCATGA
- a CDS encoding 8-oxoguanine DNA glycosylase OGG fold protein produces the protein MHDQLARLVADYLNEHPVHAAQVTGAEPLRRCFHIRQATWRPWLTDGGTGRAGYVGQLDSDVAVAALSVLTDLQQATGAPGRASVCRATLQQWAAAMVANSFADRDLIRLWVAVRMWGSPTRFGPIQTAQGLADPRCLGALRSTARAVVDGDLIGAYEQFALKGTQEPYSTKWFWAASLASPTPEHRALISDSRVNGTLAIIPDSGVNRVWRKDSSGYRDYVDLLHRVSATVSGAPHTRWVDPEKVEWLLFDRPRPRARTSHSWTTEPCFHTWLTNKGSVS, from the coding sequence ATGCATGATCAGCTTGCCCGTCTTGTCGCCGACTATCTGAACGAGCACCCAGTCCACGCCGCTCAGGTGACCGGAGCAGAACCCCTTCGGCGCTGCTTCCACATTCGCCAAGCTACCTGGCGCCCTTGGCTTACGGACGGCGGTACTGGCCGCGCCGGCTATGTCGGTCAGCTAGATTCGGATGTCGCTGTGGCGGCACTGTCAGTGCTAACTGACTTGCAACAGGCAACCGGCGCGCCCGGCCGAGCCAGTGTCTGCCGTGCAACGCTCCAGCAATGGGCCGCTGCCATGGTTGCCAATAGTTTCGCGGACCGAGATCTCATCCGGCTGTGGGTCGCGGTCCGGATGTGGGGGTCGCCGACACGTTTTGGCCCAATACAGACAGCCCAAGGTCTCGCAGACCCACGGTGCCTGGGAGCACTTCGGTCGACCGCGCGGGCCGTCGTAGACGGCGACCTCATTGGGGCGTACGAACAGTTCGCTCTCAAGGGTACGCAGGAGCCGTACTCCACAAAGTGGTTCTGGGCCGCGTCGTTGGCGAGCCCTACGCCCGAGCACCGGGCGTTGATTTCCGACTCTAGGGTCAACGGAACTCTTGCCATCATCCCTGACTCCGGCGTGAATCGGGTGTGGCGGAAAGATTCGTCCGGCTACCGCGACTATGTGGACCTCCTACACCGGGTGAGCGCGACAGTCAGCGGGGCACCCCACACGCGCTGGGTCGACCCAGAGAAGGTCGAGTGGTTGCTCTTTGACCGCCCGCGTCCCCGCGCCCGCACGTCACACTCATGGACTACTGAACCGTGCTTCCATACGTGGCTGACGAATAAAGGGAGCGTCTCGTGA
- a CDS encoding Eco29kI family restriction endonuclease — protein sequence MRDEWAAEFRLSITRALADQLETTLRPLKPAPLTATHVSRVLGRPGVYSLFFKGQRVYVGKAAKSLQDRLAQHLRKLSGRTGLDSNAVRFVCVYVDEDLDAAAPEKLLIKQYRKHDSIPWNTNGFGNKDPGRNRDTSLVKAAHFDATYPIDLDHQCRLQSGTQTLAAALEATKGQLPYLLRFDSSTSAKKVYRDASITGSSRSLAARSLAHQIVDVLPAGWQLTALPGYLILYQEDRRYESALGWWRRESDSHVLYTPGPRQFAAGEVEDGESPNPDPDNAAALFEINPWHHRHVHRDSP from the coding sequence GTGCGAGACGAATGGGCGGCAGAGTTCCGACTCAGCATTACTCGGGCGCTCGCCGACCAGCTAGAGACCACTTTGAGACCCCTTAAGCCAGCCCCGTTGACGGCAACACACGTCTCCAGGGTCTTAGGGCGCCCTGGCGTGTACTCGTTGTTCTTCAAAGGACAACGTGTCTACGTGGGCAAGGCAGCCAAGTCGCTGCAAGACAGGCTGGCCCAGCATCTTCGCAAGCTGTCCGGCCGCACAGGCCTCGATTCCAACGCCGTCCGGTTCGTATGCGTTTACGTCGACGAGGATCTCGACGCTGCGGCCCCTGAGAAGCTCCTCATCAAGCAGTATCGGAAACACGACAGCATACCCTGGAACACCAACGGCTTTGGCAACAAAGACCCGGGCCGCAATCGCGACACGAGCCTTGTCAAAGCCGCACACTTCGACGCCACGTATCCCATCGACCTTGACCATCAATGTCGACTGCAGTCCGGCACCCAGACGCTCGCCGCAGCGCTAGAGGCCACAAAGGGCCAGCTACCCTACCTTTTAAGGTTTGATAGCAGCACGTCCGCTAAGAAAGTCTATCGGGATGCCTCGATAACGGGCTCCAGTCGCAGCTTGGCCGCGAGAAGCCTCGCGCACCAGATCGTCGACGTCCTACCCGCAGGCTGGCAACTGACCGCGCTGCCTGGCTACCTCATCCTCTATCAGGAGGATCGACGTTATGAAAGCGCTCTCGGTTGGTGGAGACGTGAGTCGGATAGTCACGTCCTTTACACACCAGGACCCCGCCAGTTCGCTGCCGGTGAGGTGGAGGACGGAGAAAGCCCTAACCCTGACCCAGACAACGCTGCTGCGCTTTTCGAAATCAACCCTTGGCACCATCGGCACGTCCACCGTGACTCACCGTAA
- a CDS encoding DNA cytosine methyltransferase, which produces MELFAGGGGLAMAVHRAGFRPLLVNELMKYACDTLKANAADSRAENERIPSEGERWPLVEGDVSQVEFSYLWDRVDLLAGGPPCQPFSLGGVARGDEDKRNMFPEMFRAIRQIQPKAVICENVRGLLRPSFKPYFEYIERELKLPFEERDDDTTWRDHDEVLKARLAEEPSDPKRRYQVVTTRVNAADFGVPQIRNRIIIVAFRSDLGIDMKRFQEAVRPRYSEAALVRSMLDGTYWKRHHDVPDHVRQRVMSRLPVTPPREDDMLPWRTMRDALKGVDGQPPLPLVSWDRLDRREYNLGGFTDHIGWPDARIYAGHTPNELDRPAKTVKAGVHGVPGGESVLLTDELLPELLEGSPYPYRHRYMTVRETARVMTFPDNWKLVGPRGEQMRQLGNAVPVALGEFFAKAIAAALSEAESQR; this is translated from the coding sequence GTGGAGTTGTTCGCTGGTGGTGGCGGTCTGGCTATGGCCGTGCATCGAGCGGGCTTCCGACCCCTGCTCGTTAACGAGCTCATGAAGTACGCGTGTGACACGCTCAAGGCCAACGCGGCGGACTCGAGGGCGGAGAACGAGCGCATACCCTCAGAGGGCGAGCGATGGCCCTTGGTCGAGGGCGACGTTTCTCAGGTTGAGTTCAGCTATCTGTGGGATCGGGTGGACCTACTCGCCGGCGGGCCGCCCTGCCAGCCGTTCAGCTTGGGCGGCGTCGCGCGGGGCGACGAGGACAAGCGCAACATGTTCCCGGAGATGTTCCGCGCCATTCGCCAGATCCAGCCCAAGGCCGTCATCTGTGAGAACGTCCGCGGCTTACTACGCCCGTCGTTCAAGCCGTACTTCGAGTACATCGAAAGGGAGCTGAAGCTCCCCTTCGAGGAGCGCGACGATGACACGACCTGGCGTGACCATGACGAGGTATTGAAGGCGCGTCTCGCCGAGGAGCCGTCAGACCCCAAGCGGCGGTACCAGGTCGTCACCACAAGGGTCAACGCGGCCGACTTTGGCGTTCCGCAGATCCGCAACAGGATCATCATTGTCGCTTTCCGGTCAGATCTTGGCATCGACATGAAGCGCTTCCAGGAGGCGGTCCGTCCACGTTATTCGGAAGCGGCGTTAGTCCGATCGATGTTGGACGGAACCTACTGGAAGAGGCATCACGACGTACCTGACCACGTACGTCAACGCGTCATGTCCCGGCTGCCGGTTACCCCTCCGAGGGAGGACGACATGCTTCCCTGGCGCACAATGCGGGACGCGCTCAAGGGAGTTGACGGGCAACCCCCTCTTCCCCTCGTGTCCTGGGATCGGCTTGACAGGCGGGAATACAACCTCGGTGGGTTCACCGACCACATCGGCTGGCCAGACGCGCGCATCTACGCCGGCCACACCCCGAACGAACTCGACCGACCAGCGAAGACGGTCAAGGCCGGTGTGCATGGCGTACCTGGCGGTGAGTCCGTGCTGTTGACTGACGAGCTCTTGCCCGAGCTGCTCGAAGGCTCGCCGTATCCCTACCGGCATCGGTACATGACGGTTCGGGAGACAGCGCGAGTGATGACGTTCCCCGACAACTGGAAGCTCGTCGGACCTCGGGGGGAGCAGATGCGTCAGCTGGGCAACGCCGTGCCCGTAGCTCTGGGCGAGTTCTTTGCTAAAGCCATCGCTGCCGCGCTCAGCGAAGCTGAGAGTCAGCGATGA
- the vsr gene encoding DNA mismatch endonuclease Vsr has translation MTSTADRVESRWADKPPDQRAWKGQQGRTRKTASLEQDRAAGGTDQRWVDLGDGRQARASVELKLLPRTRRIRAYLRWSDRGRSPTRYLGEVEHATRVENLAEGWRLAWSRGLLSAPDTPSKSWAKNARVRAVMRANKARDTGPERRLRSLLHRRGLRYRVDARPMCDLRRTADIVFTAARVAVFVDGCYWHGCPDHYRPARVNDRFWQEKIDGNRARDRETNRLLADAGWSVIRVWEHEDPAEAADRVELVVRGAALARPNQSNAPLPRV, from the coding sequence ATGACTTCTACTGCAGACCGCGTCGAAAGTCGCTGGGCGGACAAGCCCCCCGACCAGAGGGCCTGGAAGGGCCAGCAGGGGCGAACCCGGAAAACGGCATCGCTTGAGCAGGATCGCGCTGCCGGCGGAACCGACCAGCGCTGGGTGGACCTCGGTGACGGGCGCCAGGCTCGCGCGTCCGTCGAACTTAAACTGCTGCCCCGGACTCGCCGGATCCGCGCATACCTGCGTTGGTCCGATAGAGGGCGCTCGCCCACCCGCTACCTCGGTGAGGTCGAACACGCCACCCGAGTCGAGAACCTGGCCGAGGGCTGGCGCCTGGCGTGGTCCCGAGGCCTTCTCTCCGCCCCAGATACCCCCAGCAAGTCCTGGGCGAAGAACGCGCGCGTGCGTGCAGTTATGCGTGCCAACAAGGCCCGTGATACCGGCCCCGAACGGCGACTGCGCTCGCTCCTGCACCGGAGAGGTCTGCGCTACCGGGTTGACGCTAGGCCGATGTGTGATCTGCGTCGCACTGCCGACATCGTGTTCACTGCCGCCCGCGTCGCTGTTTTCGTCGATGGCTGTTACTGGCACGGATGCCCCGATCACTATCGTCCCGCCCGCGTTAACGACCGGTTCTGGCAGGAGAAGATTGACGGAAACCGCGCCCGGGACCGGGAGACCAACCGACTATTGGCTGATGCTGGTTGGTCTGTAATCAGGGTCTGGGAGCACGAGGATCCGGCAGAGGCTGCTGACCGGGTTGAGCTAGTAGTTCGGGGCGCTGCCTTAGCTCGACCAAATCAGTCTAATGCACCACTCCCACGTGTGTGA
- a CDS encoding DivIVA domain-containing protein produces the protein MTVYRSRNALAGPFTPSSVHDVALPRTRLGQRGYQPDDVHALLDRLAFELGERSRQLHQAHAENDRIKNALRAWQTDRVAGC, from the coding sequence ATGACGGTCTACCGCAGCCGCAACGCGCTGGCCGGTCCGTTCACCCCGAGCAGCGTCCACGATGTGGCGCTTCCGCGTACCCGGCTCGGCCAGCGGGGCTACCAGCCCGACGACGTGCACGCGCTTCTGGACCGGCTCGCCTTCGAGCTGGGGGAGCGGTCCCGTCAACTCCACCAGGCGCACGCCGAGAACGACCGGATTAAAAACGCCCTTCGCGCCTGGCAGACCGACCGCGTCGCCGGTTGCTAG
- a CDS encoding flavoprotein, with amino-acid sequence MSKRPVLALVVSAAPPVLRISELIDRLLADGWTVCVTATPTAATWIDLDALARQTGYPVRVAWRLPDDPEPHPAADTTAVVPATFNVINKWALGINDNVALGILNQALGSGLPVYAFANVKAELAAHPAYKASLRQLTAAGVIVNPLDSAMTWDLVVRRVRGASAANRRM; translated from the coding sequence ATGAGTAAGCGTCCTGTACTCGCGCTTGTCGTTTCGGCCGCGCCACCTGTGCTGCGGATCAGTGAACTGATCGATCGGCTACTAGCCGATGGTTGGACGGTCTGCGTGACTGCGACGCCCACTGCCGCTACCTGGATTGACTTGGACGCTCTTGCTCGGCAGACGGGCTACCCGGTACGAGTTGCGTGGCGACTGCCAGATGATCCGGAACCCCACCCGGCCGCTGACACGACGGCGGTGGTTCCGGCCACCTTCAACGTCATCAACAAGTGGGCGCTCGGTATCAACGACAATGTGGCCCTCGGCATCCTCAACCAGGCGCTGGGATCCGGCCTGCCCGTCTACGCCTTTGCCAACGTGAAGGCGGAACTCGCAGCCCACCCGGCGTACAAGGCAAGCTTGCGTCAGCTCACCGCCGCTGGAGTGATTGTCAATCCTCTCGACTCTGCCATGACTTGGGATTTGGTGGTGAGGAGGGTGAGGGGGGCATCCGCAGCTAACCGCAGGATGTAG
- a CDS encoding FAD-binding oxidoreductase has product MNLATAWASVDDRAAGDFWCTLEDRRPGLLPHRDAPLFFTALGRLMVGGDDPASRAALLMVLGRAYRHFDLLPHSTTIGGALLATVARHAHPLWTPQLAIAGERALCRAARTVRHAAAQVGDGPAWWHVQVIGHERPSPDIAILTVRPWRRLPYQPGQAVPVCTPRLPGHWRWLSPANAPRADGTVELHVRAVPAGAVSHRLVHEVRPGELLWLGPPGNVGLSFDPARANDLLLVAGGTGLAPLRALVERVAAAPDGRRVTLVVGARTFTDLYDSIALDKLQCAHDWLTIVPAFSDDPCAEPAEQGDALTIALQHHTGTEEVSVCGPPQMLAGARLRLLAAGVPADRIHLPTTL; this is encoded by the coding sequence GTGAACCTGGCCACCGCCTGGGCGTCGGTCGACGACCGGGCCGCCGGCGACTTCTGGTGCACTCTCGAAGACCGCCGACCCGGGCTGCTCCCGCACCGCGACGCGCCGCTGTTCTTCACCGCGCTGGGCCGCCTCATGGTCGGCGGTGACGACCCGGCGAGCCGGGCGGCGCTGCTCATGGTGCTCGGCCGCGCGTACCGTCATTTCGACCTGCTCCCGCACTCCACCACCATCGGCGGCGCGCTGCTCGCCACCGTGGCCCGCCATGCACACCCACTGTGGACGCCGCAGCTCGCCATCGCGGGGGAGCGCGCCCTGTGCCGCGCCGCGCGCACCGTGCGTCACGCCGCCGCCCAGGTCGGCGACGGCCCGGCCTGGTGGCACGTCCAGGTGATCGGCCACGAACGGCCGTCGCCCGACATCGCGATCCTGACGGTACGTCCCTGGCGGCGACTGCCCTACCAGCCAGGCCAAGCCGTGCCGGTCTGCACACCGCGCCTGCCGGGGCACTGGCGTTGGCTATCGCCAGCCAACGCCCCACGCGCGGACGGCACCGTCGAGCTGCACGTCCGCGCCGTACCCGCCGGCGCCGTCTCCCACCGCCTGGTCCATGAGGTACGCCCCGGCGAGCTGCTCTGGCTCGGCCCACCCGGCAACGTTGGCCTGAGCTTCGACCCAGCACGCGCGAACGATCTGCTGCTCGTCGCCGGTGGCACCGGCCTGGCGCCGCTGCGCGCCCTCGTCGAACGGGTCGCCGCCGCACCGGACGGCCGGCGGGTGACGCTGGTCGTCGGCGCGCGCACCTTCACCGACCTGTACGACTCGATCGCTCTCGACAAGCTGCAATGCGCCCACGACTGGCTGACCATCGTGCCGGCCTTCTCCGACGACCCCTGCGCCGAGCCGGCCGAACAGGGTGACGCCCTGACCATCGCGCTTCAGCACCACACCGGCACCGAGGAGGTGTCCGTCTGCGGGCCGCCGCAGATGCTCGCTGGCGCGCGGCTTCGGCTGCTCGCCGCCGGGGTGCCCGCCGACCGCATCCACCTCCCCACGACGCTATGA